The Esox lucius isolate fEsoLuc1 chromosome 20, fEsoLuc1.pri, whole genome shotgun sequence region AGCTTGTTGCGTGATTAGTTAGCAATCTAGTAACTTCAGATACTTAGATGACGTTCAAAAATAAGCAAAATTGATGACAGGTAGATCGACAGTTAGCCATTCATATTTAGATGAGTAACGTTAGCTAGCGGATCAATCCAAGTCTGAGAATATACAAACGAAAAACCAATGTGATAATCTTGTATTGCCTGGCCAGCTAGCCAAACATCTAATGTAAGCATCTAACTTACGCTATAAAATAATCTGGTTGTTCATCCTGACTTTAAAAACTGTACACTAATCCAAACCATTACCGGATTCCGAAAAGGTCCAAACATCGTTGGTTAGCAAGCAAAAGATTGTTGAGCAAGCTACTGTAACCAGCCATGTCCCCGGCAAGCTAGAGGTACATAGCCAAATTAGCAAAACAGCTACAGCACAACGTTGATGATTCACTGTAGCATAGCGAGGTGTTAAACATTTTAAGCAACTTATTCCACTACGTTAATAACAATGATGACTAGCCAACTTGCTAGGAATATGTACGTAGCAAACGTGTAGTCCAAATGTCGATGGACATTTCATCATTAACCATAAAATTAAAAATTCAATGATCCAACTACCTCATAATTCCATCTCCCCCCACGACGATGTATTCGGTGCGGTCCCTTGCTTGCTCGGTTGAAGCACTATGTTGCTTTTCTCCAGAAGTGTTCGGACCACTGGAGGGCTGGACAGTGTGAGCAGCGTGTAGGAAGTCCAATAGTGATAAGCGACTATATTAGGGACCACCTACCGACATTCTCCAGTAGTTGACGGCGCCAGGACACCACATTGTGGAGAGCCAAGGAAGAGATAACCGAACCCTACCAACAAAGACAATTTGAAGATGGGTCCAAAAAGGGTTGCAAGGGATTGAAAAACGGCTGCTAACATTGTAtgtcattataaaaaaaaaaacacagccttAGAGTGAATTGGAGAAGTTGTTGCTTCATTCAAGgcatgtaaaatatgtttgggAAATAAAGTGTAAAATTATGATTTTTGTTATAAAACAGATGAGACAAGATACATTTTGTATAGCAATCTTTATTTGTATGAGACATCCTAACAAGGATTTAttacacaaacagaaagactAGTTCTTGTATCCACGGCTGGCTCTGCGACCACGGGCACGCTCAAACTTCCTGCCCTTGGAGCGAATGTAGGGcctggagaaagagaaaagagaaattTAGATCCCCATTATCTATTGCTTAAGCAACAACTATTCTACAGAGTTctacaaaagtattttaaaatacaacaacaatATTCATTCTGCAGATAATGACAATCTGACAACACAAATCTTCATCATGTACAAGGTCTGTCAACTGATAATTGCTACGGTAAAACAAATTTGCACCAGAATACATTGTCGATGGATGACAATCATGGGGTTTTGACAGGCCCCATTATTATGTAATACTTTATAATCCATAGTCAAAATGGGCTCACTTAGCTCACTAATTTTGCCCATTCTAACATTTACTCCAACAGTGCCTgcagtatacacacacaacatgactCAATGTGGGACTGATCAGTTTGTGAAAGGAGTAGTGTACCATCAACTGGCCACTGAATGTACAGTGAAGCCCATAGATACAGTTTTGCTCATACATTTGCATAATCCgggagaaattgtgaaatgttggcatttattttgaagatgtaaaaaaaaacaacaatagaaTCAAAAAAGTAATGTGTAGGATAGTGATCATGAAGCCATTTACTATCACAATTGTTTGGCAATTTTTTGGCATacccttgttacagacacacaaggtgaaaatggcaattaaaaagGCAAATTtctcacacctgtggctttttaaattgcaattagtgtctgtataaatagtcaatgagtttgttagctctcatgtggatgcactgagcaggctagatactgagccatggggagcagaaatgaactgtcaaaagacctgcataaaaaggtaatggaacttcataaagatggaaaaggatatgaaaagatatccaaagccttgcaaatgccagtcaggaCTGctcaataaattattaaaagtggaaaattcagggaccTCTTGATACAAAGCCACAGTCAGGTAGAcctagaaagatttcagccaaaactgccagaagaattgttccagatacaaataaaaacacaggtaacaatctggagaaatacaggctgctctggaaaaagactggttgtttcaaggagcacaatatgacaatacttgaacaaaaatgagccgcatggtcgagttgccagaaagaagcctttactgtgccaatgccactaaaaagcccagttacaatatgcctgacaacaccttgacacgcctcacagcttctggcacactcaTTTGAAGTGACGagatcaaaatagagctttatggtcacaaccataaacacTATGtatggagaggggtcaacatggcctatagtgaacagaataccatccccactgtgaagcatggtggtggcacactgatgttttgggggtgagcgagctctaaaggcacaaaatactggcagacaatctgtattcttctgcacgaaagttgcgcatgggacactttagttgaccctccagtggttacagaagaaaaaggtgtaggttctggagtggccatcacagtcacaTGATCTTagtatcatcgagccactccgGGGAGACAAACATGCGgctcatgcaagacgaccaaagactttgcgtGACcttgaggcattttgccaagacgaatggaaAGTTATACcccctgcaagaattcggggcttCATGGACAACtactacaaaagactgcacgcggTTATTGACGCTGAAGGGGGTAATAcaaagtattaagaactaagggtatgcaaacttaattggggtcagtttatttttttgttaccatgttttgttttatgattgtgccatatTGTCATGACCTTCAGTTGAATgggaatcccataagaaataaaatgttttgcttgctcactcttggtttctttttcaaatgGTACATAGTACCAATTCTATATaaccaagggtatgcaaacttgagCACAACTATTAGCACACTAACTTTTTTGGCTATGCACTCCAGGACACTAAACTTGAAATTTGAGGGGATTTACATACATAAACCATAAACTGTGTAGGGATTGGAGCCTTTGACAACCAGCCCCACTGGAAAAAGTGCTCCAGATCCAATCTAGtacatggaaatatttgatTTGGATTTACTTTAGCAAACCATAATCTAGCCGTTCTGTTCTTGAGACTAACCcagtggtttgaaatcttgTGAATCCTCTGAGGTTATGCTTATCTCTTTACTATACGACAGTTTTCCTcgcagataatttttttgttagcGGTCTTGTGCATGAACTACTTCCAACTACTGAAGCACTTCAAATTGTCATTGTTgaattttcaatgaaatacgcagaaaacaaaaaaaagtgttggcGTCCACATTCATGACGGCACTGTATATAATAGTTTTGCAACACACTGCCTCAagcctaaataaaaacaatggtcTGGCCAACACAAATTAAAGGAGCCATATGTAAGATTGTTACTGTACTACTGACATATATACAGGCAAATTACCAGTAGCCATCtgcatttaatgttttaagttaatgattaaaatataatttttctacaaatacatatttaagaTTGCCTGAGATATTCAAACCCTTTTGACAGACTGtctcagtttgcattgacttgtattCCCCTTATAGTCTTTAGACACTAGCAGTACAATTCTAACCACTATGAACCATCATGgactatcaaaaataaagtacaaaaaatttaagtaatttgttcaatacattcaaaaacaagcaaacaaattaattattagatCTCATCCAGAGAAACCTACAGCAAGTGAGTGCAAATATTCATATTGGTTCAAAATGTAAGAGCCCACAACTCTGGTATTACCAACTGAGCAACATGGGATCCTATACTGACAATTTCTCTACACAGATCCCTGGTAGCAGTCTTCCAAATCATGATACAAAGCTAATCAGATTGGATTATCAAACCCAAGTTAATATTAAAagaacagaatatttttttgtttcaatatacCCAATTGTATAATTTAGCAGAAAAAAGTTGTATAATCCGTACACATGACCGCCAATTGTTCGTTATATGAAAACAGGTTTGTCCCTGTTAAAACCATGTAGACGTAGGATCCTGCATTAATATCTTAAAAGCTCCCAATGGTTCACTGGCACAATCAACCTACCAAGTAATTTCCACAAAATTACTCAAATGGAAAATGAGTTCTTATTGAAAGGCATTTAAAAACATTCCCTTTTCCCCAGTCCACACGCAAACATTTCAATCATTTTATCTCAAATGACTTATACGGAGTGAAACCCTAACAGAGCAGCAGTCTGAAAAAAGGGGAAATACTCACTTTGTGTGGCTGTGGGGGGTTCCGGGTGCTTTTCCAAAATGCCTGTACACCTCTCTGCCCTTACGAGGTCCTGGGAGAAGATAAGTGTGTTAAACATGGAATGTTCCAGGATCACTAAATTTGTGACAATGAACTTCCACATACAGATTCTCCAAGCAGCAGTATGTTCTTACCTGAGAGCAGCACGGTACCCTGTCCTTTAGGGGAAGCCAAAGCCAGCTGGTCAAAGGTCATGACCTGACCTCCAGCCTTCAGGATCCTGCGACGAGCTCCATCAGTCACTTTTAAAGCGCACACCTGAAGATAGAGCATGTTTAACTACCTCATTCCACATCAAAACTGCTTTTGGAGCATGAACTTTAAtctcaacaagctatgtgaagagaGGTTGCTTTGCCTAGCTTTTTAAAGTTGCTGCTAGTTCATGCTTACGTATATTACAGctctatttttgctttataaatTACTTAATCATTTCTATGTGGGAGAGAACATAAAggcgaatgcaattccatcaagttacacGGTTCAACCCACAGAGACAAGAGAGACTCAAGAAAAACTACTGATTGccatgttataatacacaaagtacatatTGCCTccagatattctgggcaagggttggggattaacagGTTCACCATTGAATACAACACTcgtgttctttgaggtaaaccaCACtcgtcttagtttggagtgttttagagtagttttttGTTGCTGTTACTGTGTGCAGTTTACACGTTTGTGCcagaactgaataaaaaaaatctaagatgTCCATGTTCTTTAAGTCAACCCAACAGCCATACAGTGGGAGTATATAGCATCGTATGTGTCACATGGGGGACGATGTAGTGGGAAACTGGTTGTTTAAAACAATTGAGCCAATGGCCGTTTTCTTATAGGCTACAATGGCCATGTATGCAGACTGGCTGCACCAAATTTGGAACCTGGAAACAAGATTTTATACTAAGGGAAAGACCTCTGACAGCAGTTGGCAGGTAAATGTAAAAGTTCAACTATTATTTGTTTACAGCTATTAGCCAATCAGAATTTCTCAGCAATTTTCAAGCCAGGAAACAGATAACTGGTACCTCCACCTcccacaaatacaaaataacacCAGACTAATACAGTGAGGTACCAGTTGAGTTAATACGAGTTAAAGTATATTAAAACATACCTTGAGCTTGGGGATATCCTGGATTCTGACATCATCAGTGATGGTCCCTACAACAACAGCGATTCTGTTCTCGCGACCAGGCATTTTCATCTTACGGATCTGAAGAGGACAATAGGTTCAGAGGAGGACAGGTAAAATAACTAGAGATATATGAATAGTTGGGTTACATCCTAATTCTCACTAAATTATTAAACAACAGTAAGAACTAAAAATGTAAGCTATCGTTTTAATACTGGTTTTAACTTTTCCTGTGTATTCATGTCAAAGGTAGATGAGACATGTTCAAGATGTAACTCGAGGAAAGACCTGCCAATGTCCAGATCACTTAACATTATTAAACCACAAGAAAAATTAACCATGGCCAATAAGaatagggggaaaaaacaccaaGATTTGAGCAAAGAAAGGTCAATTAGACCAGGAAATAATTGCAGTACATTCTTGGTCAAAGTAAAGTTTCACACCCAGATAGAAAACAGGGAGGGATGGCATTAGTGTTTCCATTACACCCCAATCTTATGTAACTTTAAAAAGTGTTGAAACTCAAACAGGTTTGTATTTATTAAAACCAGTCCCTCCCCATTTTCTTCTGATTCTTTACAGGTAACAGAATCACTGGAAGTAGAACATCCCTAAATCTCAAAAACTTTTTTGAGTTAACTGTTTTGGCACAATGAATACACCCTAAAGGTACCAGTGGTTCTCACGCTTGTTCTGTTGCTTTTCTCCCAAATCTCTCAATCTGTTAATTTGACTGCTATTCATCAGAGTTGGTACTGGCAATATAATGACTGTCATAAACAGGGCTAAGGGGATAGATGTTACTTACCAGGCGGGACACAGACATAGGAGGCCTGTTGGTCCTGCTCATGAAGAGCCTTCTGAGGACCACCTTGTTAAAAGGAGCAGTGGAGCGACGTGCCAGGAACCTGTACAGCTGTGGGGGAAAGTATTGTATCCCTTGGTAAGGAAAATGTGATGGTAATTGAGCCAAATGCTGCGCAtaattaaaagtaataaaaCCAATGTACACAGCAACATTTGCTACTTAGATATACAAACCACATCACAGTGCATATTTGTTATAATATGGTAGTTACACTCACC contains the following coding sequences:
- the rpl18 gene encoding 60S ribosomal protein L18, giving the protein MGVDIRHNKDRKVHRKEPKSQDIYLRLLVKLYRFLARRSTAPFNKVVLRRLFMSRTNRPPMSVSRLIRKMKMPGRENRIAVVVGTITDDVRIQDIPKLKVCALKVTDGARRRILKAGGQVMTFDQLALASPKGQGTVLLSGPRKGREVYRHFGKAPGTPHSHTKPYIRSKGRKFERARGRRASRGYKN